The Polaribacter sp. HaHaR_3_91 genomic sequence AACGAATGTTGAGTCAAAAATTAACCAAAGAAATTGTTTCTCTTTCTGATTATTCTGATAAAAAAAATAGACTTCTACTTAAGAACAAAATTTCAGAAACCCTTTACCTGTGGCAGTTATCTCATCATGCGCTTCAAAAAGGAAATGATAGTTTAGGGCTTCCTGAACATAATAGCGATAAAATTAAGAGTGAATTTAAAGCAATAAATCCTGTTTTTAATACTATTGAAAAATCAGCTAAATCAATTGTAAAAAAAATATCACAAAATCCTACCATTCCTATTGATGAGTTAACATCAGAAGTTAAAAAAGTAATCCATAATGAAGGTTCTTTTTTATTGATGATGGATGAAATTGTAAATCAATACAATGTAGAAGCTGATAAAAAAATAGCTTGGTTAAAAAAATTGGAATTCCTATTAATGACTTTTACGTTAATAATACTTTTAGGTGAATTTTTATTTATTTTTTGGCCAACAGCAAAATCGGTAAAAGCAACACTTTCAGAGTTATTATCCGCAGAAAAAAGAGCTAAAAAAATGGCTTTTGATGCCGATGAGCTAAGTCTTTCTAAAGAAAAATCTATAAAAGAATTACGTGCGTTTAGCCATGCAATAGATGAAACGTTGTTATTTGCAAGGGTTTCGCCAAGCGGAAACTTAATTCATATAGGAAATAAATTTTCTCGTTTGTTTAGATTATCAAACTTAAAGAATGAAGTGTTGTTTTGGAATGTTTTATCTAATAATGAAAATGAACAATTAGTAATTGAAAATTTAATTAATAAATATAAAAAAATAGGTTGGCAAGGAGAGGTAAAAGCAACCATAAAAGGAGGTGTTGATATTTGGTTAGAGATGTCTTTGGTGCCTTATAGACCTACTGAGGATAGATCTGAATTGTTAGTAATTGCTTCTGAAATTACAGATAGAAAAGCGGCTCAAATAGAAGTAGAAAGACTTACAGAAGAAAGTTTTGAAGAGAAAATGAGTCAGCAAAAGATAATCTCTAGTAAGATTATTGAAAATCAAGAAAAAGAACAAAACAGAATCGCCAAAGACGTGCATGACGGAATTGGGCAAATGTTAACAGGGTTAAAGTACAATTTAGAGAGTATCAATATGAATGATATTGAGAAAACAACTTTAAAAATAGAGCACCTAAAAGAATTAACCACAAATATTATAAAAGGAGTTAGAACAGCTACTTTTAACCTAACTCCTCCAGAATTATCAGATCACGGAATTGTGCCTGCAATTACCAAGTTAACACATGAATTAGGTAGATTGACGGGAAAAGAAATTATATTTTTTAATAAAACAGATTTTAATGAGCGTTTAGATTCTTTAATAGAAATTAATATTTACAGAATTGTACAAGAAGCAATTAATAATGCTATTAAATACGCAGATTCTTCACATATTTTAGTGTCACTTTCTCACAGTGAAAATATCTTAAGCATTAATATTGATGATGACGGAAAAGGTTTTGAACCATCAAAAGTAAAGAAAGTAAAAAATGGCGATGGAGGAATGGGAATGACTTTTATGAAAGAACGTATTAAATATATTGATGGTCGTTTATTCTTAAATTCTGAATTAGGAAAAGGAACTAGAGTTACTTTGAATATTCCTATTTAAAAGACTAAACACAAAACTTTACAAACATATTACAACACAATTTTGTCATTTCGACTTTAGGAGAAATCACATAACAGTGATCACACAAGGTCTAACAAACCTTATGTGATTTCTCACTGCGTTCGAAATGACAAAGAGTATAAATAATAAAACAGGCTACTATATAAATACGTAGTTTTACTTAAATTCCTTATTTTTGTACGTATAAAATAGTTACAATTATGATAAATGTAGTTTTAGCAGACGACCACGTTTTGGTAAGAGATGGAATAAAAGCACTTTTAGAAGATCAGACAGGAATTACGGTTATTGATGAAGCATCTAACGGAAAAGAGGCTTTAGAGGTAATTGCTAAAAACAAACCTCATGTTCTTATTGTAGATATTAGAATGCCAGAAATGAACGGAATTGAAGTGGTAGCAGAAATTACCAAAGAGAAAATAGATGTAAAAACCTTAGTGCTTTCTATGCACGATTCTGAAGAGTATGTTTTAAAATCTATACAAGCTGGTGCAGATGGTTATTTGTTAAAAGGAGCTAGTAAAGAAGAATTTTTAAAAGCGGTTAATAATGTAGCTGGTGGAGATAAGTATTTTACCGGTGATGTTTCTACCATTATCATGAATAATTTTGTAAACGGAAAAACCAGTAAAGTTATTGAAGAGCAAAAAGAAGTAAAAGTTGCTCCTTTTAAACTGACTAAAAGAGAAAGGCAAATACTTACTTTAGTTTTAGAACTAAAGAATAATAAAGATATTGCAGAAGAATTATCTATTAGCAAGCGTACTGCAGAAGTACATCGTTTTAATTTAATGAAGAAGTTAGAAGCTAAAAACTTGCAAGAATTAACAAATAAAGCCAAAGAATATCAGTTGATATAAGTAATTAGTAAGTAACTGGTTTTTTAGTCTGATTATTTTTTAACTGCAATATTATCAAATTCTTAAAATCGACACTACGTAATTATTAATCTACTAATAATTATAAAATACGTATTTTTAAAACACTTAATTAAGTATTTATACTTAGTTTTGTGTATCTAAAAATATGTATTATGATAAATCTAGCGCAAGAAAAATCTACAAAATTAAGTTTATTCGATTTTAAGAATGTTTCCACTCGTACCTTTTGGATAACATCAATATCATTCTTTTTATGCTTTTTTGCATGGTTTGGTATTGTACCTTTTATGCCAGATGTTGTAAAAGATTTAGGTTTAACTCCAGATCAAAAATGGAACTCAATTATTTTAGCAGTATCAGGAACCGTTTTTGCACGTTTACTAATTGGTAAATTATGTGATAAATACGGACCAAGATTATGTTATACTTGGTTGTTAATGTTAGGTGCAATTCCTGTTATTTTATGTGGATTGGTACAAACACCAACGCAATTTTTAGTTTGTAGATTGTTTATTGGTTTTATTGGAGCTTCCTTTGTAATTACACAAGTACATACTTCTTTAATGTTTGCACCAAATATTGTAGGAACCGCAAATGCAACTTCTGCAGGTTGGGGTAACTTAGGTGGTGGCGCAAATAGATTAGGTATGCCTTTAATTGCGGCGGCAGTTGTTGCTTTTGGTGTTGCAGACGGAGAAGCTTGGAGATATTCTATGGTAATTGCTGGTATTGTTTGTTTTGCAATGGGAATTGTATATTACTTATTTACAACAGATACTCCTAAAGGAAACTTTAGCGAATTAAAAGAAGCTGGCGAAATGATTGTTACTAAAAAAGATCAAATAGGATTTTTAGAAGTATTAAAAGATTATAGAGTTTGGATTCTTTTTGTAGTATATGCTGCAAGTTTCGGAATTGAATTAACAGTATACGGA encodes the following:
- a CDS encoding MFS transporter yields the protein MINLAQEKSTKLSLFDFKNVSTRTFWITSISFFLCFFAWFGIVPFMPDVVKDLGLTPDQKWNSIILAVSGTVFARLLIGKLCDKYGPRLCYTWLLMLGAIPVILCGLVQTPTQFLVCRLFIGFIGASFVITQVHTSLMFAPNIVGTANATSAGWGNLGGGANRLGMPLIAAAVVAFGVADGEAWRYSMVIAGIVCFAMGIVYYLFTTDTPKGNFSELKEAGEMIVTKKDQIGFLEVLKDYRVWILFVVYAASFGIELTVYGTMDDYLQNTFQLQRVTAGNIVLSFALMNIFARTLGGFFGDKFGKLKGLRGRVLFLSFILTLQGVILIFFSGATSLVLGVVLLILFSLSVQMAEGATFSVVPFINKKAIGSVSGIVGAGGNVGAFLAAMLLKSKSSLAEKAAIVSNEGLSDEVVKAAQSAASSSAVASGYLLIGFVVVVTGIIALTIKFSTEEEEEESTENSVELTPELIPIK
- a CDS encoding ATP-binding protein, producing MTKNGNSLDQRTFDKLSRLYVIALSTIALSVIISQVLVHNHLESQKSDSTVINVAGRQRMLSQKLTKEIVSLSDYSDKKNRLLLKNKISETLYLWQLSHHALQKGNDSLGLPEHNSDKIKSEFKAINPVFNTIEKSAKSIVKKISQNPTIPIDELTSEVKKVIHNEGSFLLMMDEIVNQYNVEADKKIAWLKKLEFLLMTFTLIILLGEFLFIFWPTAKSVKATLSELLSAEKRAKKMAFDADELSLSKEKSIKELRAFSHAIDETLLFARVSPSGNLIHIGNKFSRLFRLSNLKNEVLFWNVLSNNENEQLVIENLINKYKKIGWQGEVKATIKGGVDIWLEMSLVPYRPTEDRSELLVIASEITDRKAAQIEVERLTEESFEEKMSQQKIISSKIIENQEKEQNRIAKDVHDGIGQMLTGLKYNLESINMNDIEKTTLKIEHLKELTTNIIKGVRTATFNLTPPELSDHGIVPAITKLTHELGRLTGKEIIFFNKTDFNERLDSLIEINIYRIVQEAINNAIKYADSSHILVSLSHSENILSINIDDDGKGFEPSKVKKVKNGDGGMGMTFMKERIKYIDGRLFLNSELGKGTRVTLNIPI
- a CDS encoding response regulator transcription factor, which gives rise to MINVVLADDHVLVRDGIKALLEDQTGITVIDEASNGKEALEVIAKNKPHVLIVDIRMPEMNGIEVVAEITKEKIDVKTLVLSMHDSEEYVLKSIQAGADGYLLKGASKEEFLKAVNNVAGGDKYFTGDVSTIIMNNFVNGKTSKVIEEQKEVKVAPFKLTKRERQILTLVLELKNNKDIAEELSISKRTAEVHRFNLMKKLEAKNLQELTNKAKEYQLI